Proteins encoded in a region of the Streptomyces sp. NBC_00310 genome:
- the rpsH gene encoding 30S ribosomal protein S8 — MTMTDPIADMLTRLRNANSAYHDSVTMPASKIKSHIAEILQQEGFITGWKVEDAEVGKNLVLELKFGPNRERSIAGIKRISKPGLRVYAKSTSLPKVLGGLGVAIISTSHGLLTDKQAGKKGVGGEVLAYVW; from the coding sequence ATGACCATGACTGATCCGATCGCAGACATGCTTACGCGTCTGCGGAACGCGAACTCGGCATACCACGACTCCGTGACGATGCCGGCATCGAAGATCAAGTCTCACATCGCGGAGATCCTCCAGCAGGAGGGCTTCATCACGGGCTGGAAGGTCGAGGACGCCGAGGTCGGCAAGAACCTCGTCCTCGAGCTGAAGTTCGGCCCGAACCGTGAGCGCTCCATCGCGGGCATCAAGCGGATCTCCAAGCCCGGTCTCCGGGTTTACGCGAAGTCCACCTCCCTGCCCAAGGTGCTGGGTGGCCTCGGCGTGGCGATCATCTCCACGTCCCACGGGCTCCTCACCGACAAGCAGGCCGGCAAGAAGGGCGTAGGCGGAGAAGTCCTCGCCTACGTCTGGTAG
- the rplF gene encoding 50S ribosomal protein L6, which yields MSRIGKLPITVPAGVDVTIDGRTVSVKGPKGSLSHTVAAPIDIAKGEDGVLNVTRPNDERQNKALHGLSRTLVANMITGVTQGYVKKLEISGVGYRVQAKGSNLEFALGYSHPITVEAPEGITFKVENPTRFSVEGIDKQKVGEVAANIRKLRKPDPYKAKGVKYEGEVIRRKVGKAGK from the coding sequence ATGTCGCGCATTGGCAAGCTCCCCATCACGGTTCCCGCCGGCGTGGACGTCACCATCGACGGCCGTACGGTCTCGGTCAAGGGCCCCAAGGGGTCCCTGAGCCACACCGTCGCTGCGCCGATCGACATCGCCAAGGGTGAGGACGGCGTTCTCAACGTCACCCGCCCCAACGACGAGCGTCAGAACAAGGCCCTGCACGGCCTGTCCCGCACGCTGGTGGCGAACATGATCACCGGCGTGACCCAGGGTTACGTGAAGAAGCTCGAGATCAGCGGTGTCGGTTACCGCGTGCAGGCCAAGGGTTCGAACCTCGAGTTCGCGCTCGGCTACAGCCACCCGATCACCGTCGAGGCGCCCGAGGGCATCACCTTCAAGGTCGAGAACCCCACGCGGTTCTCGGTCGAGGGCATCGACAAGCAGAAGGTCGGCGAGGTTGCGGCCAACATCCGCAAGCTGCGCAAGCCTGACCCGTACAAGGCCAAGGGCGTCAAGTACGAGGGCGAAGTCATCCGCCGCAAGGTCGGAAAGGCGGGTAAGTAA
- the rplR gene encoding 50S ribosomal protein L18, which produces MAYGTKIAKGDAYKRAAIKRRQIRIRKKVNGTAERPRLVVTRSNRHIVAQVIDDLKGHTLASASTLDSSIRGASEDKSALAGKVGALVAERAKAAGVEAVVFDRGGNRYAGRIAALADAAREAGLKF; this is translated from the coding sequence ATGGCATACGGTACGAAGATCGCTAAGGGCGATGCTTACAAGCGTGCTGCCATCAAGCGGCGCCAGATCCGGATCCGTAAGAAGGTCAACGGTACGGCTGAGCGTCCCCGCCTGGTCGTGACCCGCTCGAACCGCCACATCGTGGCCCAGGTGATCGACGACCTCAAGGGTCACACCCTTGCGTCGGCGTCCACCCTGGACTCCTCGATTCGTGGTGCGTCGGAGGACAAGTCGGCGCTGGCCGGCAAGGTCGGCGCCCTGGTCGCCGAGCGTGCCAAGGCCGCCGGTGTCGAGGCCGTCGTGTTCGACCGTGGTGGTAACCGGTACGCGGGTCGCATCGCGGCCCTGGCCGACGCCGCCCGCGAGGCCGGGCTCAAGTTCTGA
- the rpsE gene encoding 30S ribosomal protein S5 has translation MAGPQRRGGGAGGGERRDRKGRDGGAAAAEKTAYVERVVAINRVAKVVKGGRRFSFTALVVVGDGDGTVGVGYGKAKEVPAAIAKGVEEAKKHFFKVPRIQGTIPHPITGEKAAGVVLLKPASPGTGVIAGGPVRAVLECAGVHDILSKSLGSSNAINIVHATVEALKGLQRPEEIAARRGLPLEDVAPAALLRARAGAGAA, from the coding sequence ATGGCTGGACCCCAGCGCCGCGGTGGCGGTGCCGGTGGCGGCGAGCGGCGGGACCGGAAGGGCCGTGACGGCGGCGCAGCTGCCGCCGAGAAGACCGCGTACGTTGAGCGCGTTGTCGCGATCAACCGCGTCGCCAAGGTTGTGAAGGGTGGTCGTCGCTTCAGCTTCACTGCGCTCGTCGTAGTGGGCGACGGTGACGGCACCGTGGGTGTCGGTTACGGCAAGGCCAAGGAGGTGCCGGCCGCCATCGCCAAGGGTGTTGAGGAGGCCAAGAAGCACTTCTTCAAGGTCCCCCGTATCCAGGGCACCATCCCGCACCCGATCACGGGCGAGAAGGCCGCGGGCGTCGTCCTGCTCAAGCCTGCTTCCCCCGGTACCGGCGTTATCGCCGGTGGCCCGGTGCGTGCCGTGCTCGAGTGCGCCGGTGTGCACGACATCCTGTCGAAGTCGCTCGGCTCGTCGAACGCGATCAACATCGTGCACGCGACCGTGGAGGCCCTGAAGGGTCTGCAGCGTCCCGAGGAGATCGCGGCCCGCCGTGGTCTGCCGCTCGAGGACGTCGCTCCCGCGGCTCTGCTGCGTGCGCGTGCCGGGGCTGGTGCTGCGTAA
- the rpmD gene encoding 50S ribosomal protein L30: MAQLKITQTKSYIGSKQNHRDTLRSLGLKGINTQVVKEDRPEFRGMVHTVRHLVTVEEVD; encoded by the coding sequence ATGGCTCAGCTCAAGATCACGCAGACGAAGTCGTACATCGGCAGCAAGCAGAACCACCGTGACACCCTGCGTTCCCTTGGTCTCAAGGGCATCAACACGCAGGTCGTCAAGGAGGACCGCCCCGAGTTCCGCGGCATGGTGCACACCGTCCGCCACCTCGTGACGGTCGAGGAGGTCGACTGA
- the rplO gene encoding 50S ribosomal protein L15, whose product MAENNPLKIHNLRPAPGAKTAKTRVGRGEASKGKTAGRGTKGTKARYQVPERFEGGQMPLHMRLPKLKGFKNPFKTEFQVVNLDKLSALYPEGGEVTVADLVAKGAVRKNSLVKVLGQGEISVALQVTVDAVSGSAKEKITAAGGTVTELV is encoded by the coding sequence ATGGCGGAGAACAACCCGCTCAAGATCCACAACCTCCGTCCGGCCCCGGGCGCCAAGACCGCGAAGACCCGTGTCGGTCGTGGTGAGGCGTCGAAGGGTAAGACGGCCGGTCGTGGTACCAAGGGCACGAAGGCCCGCTACCAGGTTCCGGAGCGCTTCGAGGGTGGCCAGATGCCCCTCCACATGCGTCTCCCGAAGCTGAAGGGCTTCAAGAACCCCTTCAAGACGGAGTTCCAGGTCGTGAACCTGGACAAGCTCTCCGCCCTCTACCCCGAGGGTGGGGAGGTCACCGTTGCCGACCTGGTCGCCAAGGGTGCCGTCCGCAAGAACAGCCTCGTCAAGGTCCTCGGCCAGGGCGAGATCTCCGTGGCGCTGCAGGTGACGGTCGACGCCGTCTCCGGCTCCGCCAAGGAGAAGATCACCGCCGCCGGCGGTACCGTCACCGAGCTCGTCTGA